Proteins encoded within one genomic window of Methanobacterium sp. Maddingley MBC34:
- a CDS encoding Mg-chelatase subunit ChlI (PFAM: AAA domain (dynein-related subfamily)) — translation MVRLLKNLIFPFSAIVGQEKVKKALVLNAINPSIGGVLIKGDKGTGKTTAVRALADLLPPLKVIKGCPYYCDPNDPVSFCDSCKKDESGEIQVEEKKMRVVELPLGATEDRVVGSINIEKALREGIKSLEPGILADANRNILYVDEINLLDDNLVDVLLDAAAYGINTVEREGISMVHPSNFILVGTMNPAEGELRPQLSDRIGLQISVQSILVIDDRVKIMQRREAFEKDPNTFREEFQKYQDQILENIIEARKLLKEVKVSQDMMKVIAQLCVDMGVDGHRADIAILKTSKTLAAYYKHQEVEYIDVEEATALVLGERFHKKSLDEEKIKKQIKNAVNELSNENNGDDKKKPQIK, via the coding sequence ATGGTGAGACTATTGAAAAACCTGATTTTCCCATTTTCAGCTATTGTTGGCCAAGAAAAAGTTAAAAAAGCCCTGGTATTGAATGCAATCAACCCCTCCATTGGTGGGGTGCTTATTAAGGGTGATAAGGGAACTGGCAAGACCACGGCAGTAAGGGCCCTGGCAGATCTGTTACCTCCATTAAAGGTTATTAAAGGATGTCCCTATTACTGTGATCCCAATGATCCAGTCTCTTTCTGTGATTCATGTAAGAAAGATGAATCTGGAGAGATCCAGGTGGAAGAGAAGAAAATGAGGGTGGTGGAACTGCCCTTAGGAGCCACTGAAGACAGGGTAGTTGGGTCCATAAACATTGAAAAAGCACTTAGAGAGGGAATTAAATCATTAGAACCTGGTATACTTGCCGATGCAAACCGTAACATTTTGTATGTTGATGAAATAAATCTCTTGGATGATAACCTGGTTGATGTGCTTTTAGATGCTGCTGCTTATGGAATAAACACTGTGGAACGTGAGGGTATTTCCATGGTTCACCCCTCCAATTTCATACTGGTGGGAACCATGAATCCTGCAGAAGGAGAGCTCCGACCACAGTTATCAGATAGAATAGGCCTTCAAATCTCGGTTCAGAGTATCCTTGTTATTGACGACCGTGTGAAGATCATGCAAAGGAGAGAAGCCTTTGAAAAAGATCCAAACACCTTCCGGGAAGAATTCCAGAAATATCAGGACCAGATACTAGAAAATATTATTGAAGCCAGGAAACTCCTCAAGGAAGTTAAGGTTTCACAGGACATGATGAAAGTAATAGCTCAACTCTGTGTAGATATGGGGGTAGATGGTCATCGTGCGGATATTGCTATTTTAAAGACATCAAAAACACTAGCCGCATACTATAAACATCAAGAAGTCGAATATATTGATGTGGAAGAGGCAACAGCCCTGGTTTTAGGTGAAAGATTCCATAAAAAATCTTTGGATGAGGAAAAGATAAAAAAACAAATAAAAAATGCTGTAAATGAACTTTCCAATGAGAATAATGGGGATGATAAAAAAAAGCCCCAGATAAAGTAG
- a CDS encoding Mg-chelatase subunit ChlD (PFAM: von Willebrand factor type A domain): MKLKTLKKDEQTVESQEEEVDVKKLLKMKGKKKKRLYGKRIDSKTQKGRYIKSKLPKDSSGDIAIDATLRAAALSSHGKINVKTEDLRHKIRKHGAKASIVMVVDISGSMFSDSKANRLKGILNSVIGDANRHQDRISVIGFKGQEAEIIIPTTRRATSFREQVDNIQVGGTTPLAAGMKKGLEILKKEKLKAEFVPLLLILSDGMPNIGLEKGPMKDALNLAEKIKEKEIHTVVINFERSVRYGHEVNMELALAAGGRYYDLEELKDPGRVIARILDHERENL, from the coding sequence ATGAAACTTAAAACCCTTAAAAAGGATGAGCAGACGGTTGAATCTCAGGAAGAAGAGGTTGATGTTAAAAAACTTCTAAAAATGAAGGGGAAAAAGAAAAAACGTCTTTACGGTAAAAGAATTGATTCTAAAACTCAGAAAGGTCGTTATATTAAAAGTAAACTTCCCAAGGATTCTTCGGGGGATATTGCCATTGATGCCACTTTAAGGGCGGCAGCTCTCAGTTCTCATGGTAAAATTAATGTTAAAACTGAGGATTTACGTCATAAAATCCGTAAACATGGTGCTAAAGCATCAATTGTTATGGTGGTGGATATCAGTGGATCCATGTTCTCTGATAGCAAAGCAAACAGGTTGAAAGGGATTTTAAACAGTGTTATTGGGGATGCAAACCGTCATCAGGACAGGATAAGTGTTATTGGGTTTAAAGGACAGGAAGCAGAGATAATTATTCCCACCACCCGTAGGGCCACATCCTTCCGTGAGCAGGTGGACAACATTCAGGTGGGAGGCACAACACCACTGGCTGCAGGGATGAAAAAAGGTCTGGAAATTCTAAAAAAGGAGAAGTTAAAAGCAGAATTTGTACCCCTACTTCTTATACTCTCTGATGGCATGCCCAATATTGGCTTGGAAAAGGGGCCCATGAAGGATGCCCTCAACCTTGCAGAAAAAATTAAAGAAAAAGAAATACACACAGTGGTAATAAACTTTGAACGCTCGGTGCGTTATGGTCATGAAGTGAACATGGAACTGGCCCTGGCTGCAGGGGGACGTTACTATGATCTGGAAGAGTTAAAAGATCCTGGTAGGGTTATTGCACGGATACTGGATCATGAACGTGAAAACCTTTAG